One genomic window of Halictus rubicundus isolate RS-2024b chromosome 12, iyHalRubi1_principal, whole genome shotgun sequence includes the following:
- the LOC143359843 gene encoding apoptosis regulator BAX isoform X1 yields the protein MKPDFRLGVQEEATQTLPEKPEWQEHTTEDSSMSGLCGSLRGLEDISGSATQPYRRNSLALSLHSNLAGFPANNPEISPFQVVDSARRRFSNVSDVVSRKISHTIRWRTVSASIELTVSQGTSLCGQYIRNRLKRSGIFHRKLGLKRMRSAMLLPGGAVVGEVYPELISVGSELEKMHPNLFNRVARQIGCGSFSSEQSASEAVVDVSREMIRNGEMTWSKVIALYAIAGGIAVDCVRQGKPEFLPAIQRGMNDVLEEDLAAWIQANGGWSALTTRYRPVTKEETWSTRKLVSVFIFSTLIAIMISTFLKFLIL from the exons ATGAAGCCAGACTTTCGACTGGGGGTCCAGGAAGAGGCGACCCAGACATTG CCTGAGAAGCCTGAATGGCAGGAACATACCACGGAGGACTCCTCaatgtctggactttgcggttCTCTACGCGGCTTGGAAGACATTTCCGGAAGTGCGACGCAACCTTACCGCAGAAATAGCCTCGCCTTGTCCTTACACTCGAATTTGGCTGGTTTTCCGGCTAACAATCCGGAGATCTCGCCGTTTCAGGTCGTCGATTCGGCACGAAGACGATTCAGCAATGTCAGCGACGTCGTCTCGAGGAAAATCTCTCACACGATTCGATGGAGGACCGTCTCTGCTTCCATTGAGCTCACCGTGTCACAA GGCACGTCGTTATGTGGTCAGTACATACGAAACCGATTGAAACGGTCCGGGATCTTTCACCGGAAGCTCGGCCTAAAGAGGATGAGGAGCGCCATGTTGCTTCCGGGCGGTGCGGTCGTTGGTGAAGTTTATCCAGAATTGATATCGGTCGGCTCCGAATTGGAGAAAATGCATCCAAACTTGTTCAATCGCGTCGCCCGACAAATTGGTTGCGGTAGTTTCTCTTCGGAACAATCTGCCAGCGAGGCCGTGGTCGATGTCTCCAGGGAGATGATCAGAAACGGTGAGATGACCTGGAGCAAAGTGATAGCCCTTTACGCCATCGCCGGTGGCATTGCTGTGGATTGCGTACGTCAGGGTAAACCTGAGTTTCTACCCGCCATACAGAGAG GTATGAACGACGTTTTGGAAGAGGATCTCGCAGCATGGATACAAGCCAATGGTGGATGG TCTGCCTTGACAACACGCTACAGGCCAGTAACAAAAGAGGAAACATGGTCCACGCGGAAGCTTGTGTcggtatttatattttctacaCTGATCGCCATTatgatttcaacatttttgaaatttttaattttgtaa
- the LOC143359843 gene encoding bcl-2-related ovarian killer protein isoform X2 → MSGLCGSLRGLEDISGSATQPYRRNSLALSLHSNLAGFPANNPEISPFQVVDSARRRFSNVSDVVSRKISHTIRWRTVSASIELTVSQGTSLCGQYIRNRLKRSGIFHRKLGLKRMRSAMLLPGGAVVGEVYPELISVGSELEKMHPNLFNRVARQIGCGSFSSEQSASEAVVDVSREMIRNGEMTWSKVIALYAIAGGIAVDCVRQGKPEFLPAIQRGMNDVLEEDLAAWIQANGGWSALTTRYRPVTKEETWSTRKLVSVFIFSTLIAIMISTFLKFLIL, encoded by the exons atgtctggactttgcggttCTCTACGCGGCTTGGAAGACATTTCCGGAAGTGCGACGCAACCTTACCGCAGAAATAGCCTCGCCTTGTCCTTACACTCGAATTTGGCTGGTTTTCCGGCTAACAATCCGGAGATCTCGCCGTTTCAGGTCGTCGATTCGGCACGAAGACGATTCAGCAATGTCAGCGACGTCGTCTCGAGGAAAATCTCTCACACGATTCGATGGAGGACCGTCTCTGCTTCCATTGAGCTCACCGTGTCACAA GGCACGTCGTTATGTGGTCAGTACATACGAAACCGATTGAAACGGTCCGGGATCTTTCACCGGAAGCTCGGCCTAAAGAGGATGAGGAGCGCCATGTTGCTTCCGGGCGGTGCGGTCGTTGGTGAAGTTTATCCAGAATTGATATCGGTCGGCTCCGAATTGGAGAAAATGCATCCAAACTTGTTCAATCGCGTCGCCCGACAAATTGGTTGCGGTAGTTTCTCTTCGGAACAATCTGCCAGCGAGGCCGTGGTCGATGTCTCCAGGGAGATGATCAGAAACGGTGAGATGACCTGGAGCAAAGTGATAGCCCTTTACGCCATCGCCGGTGGCATTGCTGTGGATTGCGTACGTCAGGGTAAACCTGAGTTTCTACCCGCCATACAGAGAG GTATGAACGACGTTTTGGAAGAGGATCTCGCAGCATGGATACAAGCCAATGGTGGATGG TCTGCCTTGACAACACGCTACAGGCCAGTAACAAAAGAGGAAACATGGTCCACGCGGAAGCTTGTGTcggtatttatattttctacaCTGATCGCCATTatgatttcaacatttttgaaatttttaattttgtaa
- the Oseg5 gene encoding intraflagellar transport protein Oseg5 isoform X1, translating to MRFKISTQNRNGHKRLVTCAAWSSAEEIYSCGEDHLLIAWHLEGGIAHSSVVTQFPDDFYPTDMQWHPRLNYGALISKKQTLDVLLITTADGKYHLVNKNGRIEKSVDAHKGATTVGKWSSDGSALLTAGEDGLIKVWSRSGMLRSVVVRSVFPILSAAWSPNCTTVLYTQGVYLIFQSLNSNSKPRKLLAHDGLILIVCWSQTNGLVISGGEDCRYKVWDPSGTLMFSSNAGDYPITSLSWSYSGNHFAVGSFNTIKLCDKTGWSYSLEKINSGSIYCIAWSSDSTQIAMACSNGTVLTGHIIDRRLEWNNYEATLVKRKVIEIRHIANEIQETLEISDRVVQLEFGFDHLVVITPAQCHIYSVVNWNTPAIFDLKNTSVSAVLLAEKQFLLVEWNSVSLYSYQGRLLGTPKWKGMTQERLHPPCVSLCSDTLIIRSQTNEKLLHVLEVAYNKPVTESQPYIHLQDITRVALNHIGGPNERQVALIDVNKDLFLVSVRTTGFGRVCKIAAMAQDIAWATDANVLAAMLDAMLSVWLCPNCVHYSDRKIIRKTRIDKPSSEFGRQPSISSVYNGMVMVRRGDGALVASSFYTFFISLHQHILHKRWKEALSLCRIAQNEILWTCVAIMATDNKELSAAEEAYAAISRYDKVDYIQYIKSFSNKTQRLAEMALLSGDLLTAEGILLQNGLIAEAIRINIEVYNWNRALELAIRHKKQQEEVLNARKKYLEVINKEETNQSFLAYIATVTKVREVNGKNKNHVYEETIERPASREESELAEPEVTQHEMSEKEIYT from the exons ATGAGATTTAAAATATCTACACAAAATCGTAATGGCCATAAGCGTTTGGTGACTTGTGCAGCATGGAGTTCTGCAGAGGAAATTTATTCCTGCGG AGAAGATCACTTGTTAATAGCATGGCACTTGGAAGGCGGCATAGCGCATTCCAGTGTCGTCACGCAATTTCCCGATGATTTTTATCCGACAGACATGCAATGGCATCCACGACTAAATTATGGGGCTTTAATTTCCAAAAAACAGACATTAGATGTTCTCTTAATTACTACGGCGGATG GAAAGTATCACTTAGTAAATAAGAATGGCCGAATAGAGAAAAGTGTCGATGCTCACAAAGGAGCAACTACGGTAGGCAAATGGAGTTCTGATGGTTCTGCTCTTTTAACAG CTGGCGAGGATGGCTTAATAAAAGTCTGGTCGCGAAGCGGTATGCTTAGGTCAGTTGTAGTCAGAAGTGTATTTCCTATTTTATCTGCTGCTTGGAGTCCAAATTGTACAACAGTCCTGTACACTCAGGgtgtttatttaatatttcagtCACTGAATTCGAATTCAAAACCACGAAAG ttaCTAGCACACGATGGACTCATTTTGATTGTATGTTGGAGCCAGACTAATGGACTGGTAATCTCTGGTGGAGAAGATTGTAGGTACAAG GTATGGGATCCCAGTGGCACTCTAATGTTCTCCAGCAATGCAGGAGATTATCCCATCACGTCATTGAGTTGGAGTTACTCGGGGAATCACTTTGCTGTTGGATCTTTCAATACAATCAAACTGTGCGATAAAACAGGA TGGTCCTATTCActggaaaaaattaattctggAAGTATATACTGTATTGCTTGGTCTAGCGATAGTACTCAAATTGCTATGGCCTGTAGTAATGGAACTGTGTTAACTGGACATATAATAGATAg GAGATTAGAATGGAATAATTACGAAGCTACATTAGTAAAAAGAAAAGTGATTGAAATCAGGCATATTGCTAATGAAATCCAGGAAACATTAGAAATATCGGATCGTGTGGTCCAGCTGGAATTTGGTTTTGACCATTTGGTTGTTATAACACCGGCTCAGTGTCATATTTACTCGGTAGTAAACTGGAACACACCGGCTATATTTGATTTGAAGAATACCAGTGTATCAGCAGTACTGCTTGCGGAGAA ACAATTTCTACTGGTTGAATGGAATAGCGTATCGTTGTACAGTTATCAAGGCCGATTATTAGGTACTCCAAAGTGGAAAGGGATGACACAGGAAAGACTTCATCCCCCTTGCGTATCATTGTGCTCTGACACTTTAATTATAAGATCTCAAACTAATGAAAAAT TACTTCATGTTTTGGAAGTCGCCTACAATAAACCGGTAACAGAAAGTCAACCCTACATACACCTTCAAGATATCACAAGGGTGGCGCTAAATCATATAGGAGGACCGAATGAACGACAAGTGGCGTTAATTGATGTGAATAAAGATTTGTTTCTTGTTTCTGTTAGAACCACTGGCTTTGGTAGAGTATGTAAAATAG CCGCAATGGCGCAAGATATTGCATGGGCGACAGATGCAAACGTTTTAGCAGCAATGCTCGATGCAATGTTGTCTGTATGGCTATGTCCTAATTGCGTGCATTACAGCGATcggaaaataataagaaaaactAGGATTGATAAACCAAGcag TGAATTTGGCAGACAACCAAGTATTTCAAGTGTATATAACGGTATGGTAATGGTACGCCGTGGTGACGGTGCATTAGTAGCATCTTCCTTTTATACATTCTTCATCAGTCTTCATCAACATATATTGCATAAAAGGTGGAAAGAAGCACTATCTCTTTGTCGAATTGCTCAG AACGAAATATTATGGACTTGTGTGGCCATTATGGCAACTGATAACAAAGAACTGAGTGCTGCGGAAGAAGCGTATGCAGCGATTTCAAGATATGACAAAGTAGATTACATTCAGTATATAAAG agtttttcaaataaaactcaGAGACTGGCAGAAATGGCGCTCCTCTCAGGTGACCTGTTAACTGCAGAAGGTATACTTTTGCAAAATGGTTTAATCGCAGAAGCTATACGGATTAACATCGAAGTGTACAATTGGAATAG aGCGTTAGAATTGGCCATTAGGCACAAAAAGCAACAAGAGGAAGTTCTAAACGCGCGAAAAAAGTATCTCGAAGTGATTAACAAGGAAGAAACGAATCAGAGCTTCCTCGCGTACATTGCAACGGTTACGAAAGTGCGG GAAGTAAATGGGAAGAATAAAAATCACGTTTACGAAGAAACCATCGAACGGCCTGCTAGTCGTGAGGAATCTGAATTAGCGGAACCGGAAGTTACACAGCATGAGATGTcggaaaaagaaatatatacttGA
- the Oseg5 gene encoding intraflagellar transport protein Oseg5 isoform X2, whose protein sequence is MQWHPRLNYGALISKKQTLDVLLITTADGKYHLVNKNGRIEKSVDAHKGATTVGKWSSDGSALLTAGEDGLIKVWSRSGMLRSVVVRSVFPILSAAWSPNCTTVLYTQGVYLIFQSLNSNSKPRKLLAHDGLILIVCWSQTNGLVISGGEDCRYKVWDPSGTLMFSSNAGDYPITSLSWSYSGNHFAVGSFNTIKLCDKTGWSYSLEKINSGSIYCIAWSSDSTQIAMACSNGTVLTGHIIDRRLEWNNYEATLVKRKVIEIRHIANEIQETLEISDRVVQLEFGFDHLVVITPAQCHIYSVVNWNTPAIFDLKNTSVSAVLLAEKQFLLVEWNSVSLYSYQGRLLGTPKWKGMTQERLHPPCVSLCSDTLIIRSQTNEKLLHVLEVAYNKPVTESQPYIHLQDITRVALNHIGGPNERQVALIDVNKDLFLVSVRTTGFGRVCKIAAMAQDIAWATDANVLAAMLDAMLSVWLCPNCVHYSDRKIIRKTRIDKPSSEFGRQPSISSVYNGMVMVRRGDGALVASSFYTFFISLHQHILHKRWKEALSLCRIAQNEILWTCVAIMATDNKELSAAEEAYAAISRYDKVDYIQYIKSFSNKTQRLAEMALLSGDLLTAEGILLQNGLIAEAIRINIEVYNWNRALELAIRHKKQQEEVLNARKKYLEVINKEETNQSFLAYIATVTKVREVNGKNKNHVYEETIERPASREESELAEPEVTQHEMSEKEIYT, encoded by the exons ATGCAATGGCATCCACGACTAAATTATGGGGCTTTAATTTCCAAAAAACAGACATTAGATGTTCTCTTAATTACTACGGCGGATG GAAAGTATCACTTAGTAAATAAGAATGGCCGAATAGAGAAAAGTGTCGATGCTCACAAAGGAGCAACTACGGTAGGCAAATGGAGTTCTGATGGTTCTGCTCTTTTAACAG CTGGCGAGGATGGCTTAATAAAAGTCTGGTCGCGAAGCGGTATGCTTAGGTCAGTTGTAGTCAGAAGTGTATTTCCTATTTTATCTGCTGCTTGGAGTCCAAATTGTACAACAGTCCTGTACACTCAGGgtgtttatttaatatttcagtCACTGAATTCGAATTCAAAACCACGAAAG ttaCTAGCACACGATGGACTCATTTTGATTGTATGTTGGAGCCAGACTAATGGACTGGTAATCTCTGGTGGAGAAGATTGTAGGTACAAG GTATGGGATCCCAGTGGCACTCTAATGTTCTCCAGCAATGCAGGAGATTATCCCATCACGTCATTGAGTTGGAGTTACTCGGGGAATCACTTTGCTGTTGGATCTTTCAATACAATCAAACTGTGCGATAAAACAGGA TGGTCCTATTCActggaaaaaattaattctggAAGTATATACTGTATTGCTTGGTCTAGCGATAGTACTCAAATTGCTATGGCCTGTAGTAATGGAACTGTGTTAACTGGACATATAATAGATAg GAGATTAGAATGGAATAATTACGAAGCTACATTAGTAAAAAGAAAAGTGATTGAAATCAGGCATATTGCTAATGAAATCCAGGAAACATTAGAAATATCGGATCGTGTGGTCCAGCTGGAATTTGGTTTTGACCATTTGGTTGTTATAACACCGGCTCAGTGTCATATTTACTCGGTAGTAAACTGGAACACACCGGCTATATTTGATTTGAAGAATACCAGTGTATCAGCAGTACTGCTTGCGGAGAA ACAATTTCTACTGGTTGAATGGAATAGCGTATCGTTGTACAGTTATCAAGGCCGATTATTAGGTACTCCAAAGTGGAAAGGGATGACACAGGAAAGACTTCATCCCCCTTGCGTATCATTGTGCTCTGACACTTTAATTATAAGATCTCAAACTAATGAAAAAT TACTTCATGTTTTGGAAGTCGCCTACAATAAACCGGTAACAGAAAGTCAACCCTACATACACCTTCAAGATATCACAAGGGTGGCGCTAAATCATATAGGAGGACCGAATGAACGACAAGTGGCGTTAATTGATGTGAATAAAGATTTGTTTCTTGTTTCTGTTAGAACCACTGGCTTTGGTAGAGTATGTAAAATAG CCGCAATGGCGCAAGATATTGCATGGGCGACAGATGCAAACGTTTTAGCAGCAATGCTCGATGCAATGTTGTCTGTATGGCTATGTCCTAATTGCGTGCATTACAGCGATcggaaaataataagaaaaactAGGATTGATAAACCAAGcag TGAATTTGGCAGACAACCAAGTATTTCAAGTGTATATAACGGTATGGTAATGGTACGCCGTGGTGACGGTGCATTAGTAGCATCTTCCTTTTATACATTCTTCATCAGTCTTCATCAACATATATTGCATAAAAGGTGGAAAGAAGCACTATCTCTTTGTCGAATTGCTCAG AACGAAATATTATGGACTTGTGTGGCCATTATGGCAACTGATAACAAAGAACTGAGTGCTGCGGAAGAAGCGTATGCAGCGATTTCAAGATATGACAAAGTAGATTACATTCAGTATATAAAG agtttttcaaataaaactcaGAGACTGGCAGAAATGGCGCTCCTCTCAGGTGACCTGTTAACTGCAGAAGGTATACTTTTGCAAAATGGTTTAATCGCAGAAGCTATACGGATTAACATCGAAGTGTACAATTGGAATAG aGCGTTAGAATTGGCCATTAGGCACAAAAAGCAACAAGAGGAAGTTCTAAACGCGCGAAAAAAGTATCTCGAAGTGATTAACAAGGAAGAAACGAATCAGAGCTTCCTCGCGTACATTGCAACGGTTACGAAAGTGCGG GAAGTAAATGGGAAGAATAAAAATCACGTTTACGAAGAAACCATCGAACGGCCTGCTAGTCGTGAGGAATCTGAATTAGCGGAACCGGAAGTTACACAGCATGAGATGTcggaaaaagaaatatatacttGA